Proteins encoded within one genomic window of Candidatus Woesearchaeota archaeon:
- a CDS encoding 50S ribosomal protein L1, translating to MKKETIAAVVKKLKQDSKKRGFKQNIDLIVTLQGLNLKKPEEQMEFFAMLPHGRGKPARVCALIGAELKEEATKVCDKVILQEEFVEYASDKKKAKRLASEYQFFIAQANIMAQIAGAFGKVFGPRGKMPNPKAGCVVPPKATLKPLYDKLQKTVKVSAKLQPQVQCRVGNEEESETDIVENIDSLYNQILQHLPQHEENIKQVYLKLTMSKPVKVE from the coding sequence TTGAAAAAAGAAACAATAGCAGCAGTAGTAAAAAAACTTAAACAAGATTCTAAGAAACGAGGATTCAAGCAAAACATTGATCTCATTGTCACGCTCCAAGGTTTAAATCTCAAAAAACCAGAAGAACAAATGGAATTTTTCGCAATGCTTCCCCACGGTCGGGGAAAGCCGGCACGCGTTTGCGCGCTTATCGGCGCGGAACTTAAAGAAGAAGCGACAAAAGTATGCGATAAAGTTATTCTTCAGGAAGAATTCGTAGAATACGCAAGCGACAAAAAGAAAGCAAAAAGACTTGCTTCTGAATATCAATTTTTTATCGCGCAGGCAAACATCATGGCGCAAATCGCAGGCGCGTTCGGGAAAGTATTTGGTCCACGTGGAAAAATGCCAAACCCAAAAGCAGGTTGCGTTGTTCCTCCTAAAGCAACACTCAAGCCACTCTATGATAAATTGCAAAAGACTGTCAAAGTCAGCGCAAAATTACAGCCACAAGTTCAATGCAGAGTTGGCAATGAAGAAGAAAGTGAAACAGACATTGTGGAGAATATTGATTCACTCTACAATCAAATATTACAGCACTTGCCACAGCATGAAGAAAACATCAAGCAAGTGTACTTGAAATTAACCATGTCAAAACCAGTTAAGGTGGAATAA